A stretch of DNA from candidate division WOR-3 bacterium:
ATGGAAAAAATTCAAGAGGAAATCTTTAAACTTTATAAATTGGCTTGTAATATAAGGAAAAAAGCTTATGCTCCTTATTCAAATTTCAAGGTTGGTGCGGCTTTGAAAACTAAAAAGGGAAAAATATATACAGGTTCAAATATTGAAAATTCTTCCTTTGGTTTAACTGTATGTGCTGAAAGAATTGCCATTTTTAAAGCTGTAAATGATGGAATAAGGGAGTTTGATTTTATAGCAATATGTGCAGATAAGGAAGTTTTTCCCTGTGGAGCTTGTTTACAAGTTATGAATGAATTCTCCCCTGAAATGAAAATAATATTAAAAGTAAATAAAAAGATAAAAGTATATAAATTAAAGGAACTTTTGCCTTTTGGTTTGATAAAAATTTTTTCTTATAATAAACTATGACTACTATCCGATTAATATTTGGGCTTTTCATCTTTTTTTTTCTACTTTTCATTTTTTTACAAAATGCTGAGGAGAGAGTTAATTTATACCTTTTAAAGTATTCCTTTAATGATATTCCCCTCTTCTGGGTGATTTTCTTTTCCTTTCTTGCTGGTTCTATTTTTGTTATTCTTCTTGCAATTTACCAGGAGATAAAATTCAGATGGCGACTTTTTAGAAAGGATATTGAAATAAGTAATTTAAAAAAGGAAATAAATGAGCTGAGGAAAATGATCGCTGAAGAAACAGGTTATAAAGAAGTAAGCCCAGAAGAATCTGAAAAAAGAGAAAATTTTTCTGAAGAGGAATAAAAATGAGATTTCTGTTTTTTAGGAAAAACTTTACACTTGAAAAATTAATCAAAAGATTTAAAAAGGGAAAAGAGTTAGATTTTGAGGAGTATTTAAAGCTTGGTGATTACTATAGAGAGAATGGATTTTATGCAAAAGCTTTGAGAATACATTTAAGCCTTGATATAAAAAAAGACCTAACAGAACTTCAAAGAGCAAAACTTGACAAATCCATCGGGCTTGATTACCTGAATCTTTATCAATTTAAAGAAGCAATAAATCATCTTTTAAAAGCAGATAATTATTTTAAAGGTGAAGATGAAGAGGTAAGAAATGCTCTCTTAAGAGCCTATGAATTTTCAGGTGACTGGGATTCTGCCTGTGAACTTAAAAAGGAGATTTTTATCTCAAATAAAGTTTATTCTGATGAAAAAATGGCTCTTTATTATTTATATGCAGCTGAAGACCTTTTAAAAAGAGGGAATTTAAGAAAAGCGAAAAAATTTGTAAGAGAAGCTTTAAAACTTAATGAACATATACCAGAAGCTAATTACTTTCTTGCAGAAATTGAGGAAGATTTGATAAAAAAACTTGAATAT
This window harbors:
- the cdd gene encoding cytidine deaminase → MEKIQEEIFKLYKLACNIRKKAYAPYSNFKVGAALKTKKGKIYTGSNIENSSFGLTVCAERIAIFKAVNDGIREFDFIAICADKEVFPCGACLQVMNEFSPEMKIILKVNKKIKVYKLKELLPFGLIKIFSYNKL
- a CDS encoding LapA family protein, which translates into the protein MTTIRLIFGLFIFFFLLFIFLQNAEERVNLYLLKYSFNDIPLFWVIFFSFLAGSIFVILLAIYQEIKFRWRLFRKDIEISNLKKEINELRKMIAEETGYKEVSPEESEKRENFSEEE